In the genome of Opitutia bacterium KCR 482, one region contains:
- a CDS encoding AMP-binding protein, which translates to MKVKDSTTIDSGYDVFNSLEFLNQNLAYAATCALARDTKKEYIYDFSLNRHLDRGTTLAVALALKGYIQKNFPDSQRIGIALPACFPGVAVNLAAQMAGKSCVNINFTTGSDSAKACLAKAGITCIIGSKKVREKVSAHAPDFPWTDNFVDIGDILKSIGKKGILPHLIAARTLSGKMLCALYGIPKTGGDKEASIIFTSGSEAAPKAAVLTHRNLMANARQMSEIGIVGSTDSLHANLPLFHSFGQSVQMWFTMIFGVRIVMVQSPLEVQTNLEAARKGGSTIMISTPTFLRAYYKKATSADFPKLKHVIGGAEKTPDGFIEAWNAKFPHVAYLEGYGLTEASPVVSVNLPPNLRRGKLCPQPSATKAASVGEIFPGMQARVADPDSGAILPVGEVGLLQLKGASIFGGYLNQPEENKKKLSDGWLNTGDLAMLDSDGFIFIKGRLSRFSKIGGEMVPHSGVEEAIVRVLGLQESELPLVAIGSKIDPAKGEALVLLAAVDIDIPQLRRLLTEAGLPNLWIPKYVVRVEAIPLLGTGKLDLGTIHKICKSAG; encoded by the coding sequence ATGAAAGTCAAAGATTCGACAACTATCGACAGCGGATACGACGTTTTTAATTCGCTTGAATTCCTAAACCAAAACCTCGCGTACGCGGCAACTTGCGCGCTCGCCCGCGACACGAAAAAGGAATACATCTACGATTTTTCCCTGAACAGACATCTCGACAGGGGAACGACGCTTGCGGTTGCGCTCGCGCTCAAAGGGTATATCCAGAAGAATTTTCCGGACAGCCAGCGAATCGGCATCGCCCTGCCCGCGTGCTTCCCCGGGGTGGCGGTAAACCTCGCGGCGCAAATGGCGGGAAAATCCTGCGTGAACATAAATTTCACGACGGGGTCGGACTCAGCAAAGGCGTGCCTTGCAAAGGCGGGAATCACCTGCATAATCGGCTCTAAAAAGGTTCGCGAAAAGGTCTCGGCGCACGCGCCCGACTTCCCGTGGACGGACAACTTTGTAGACATCGGCGACATTCTCAAAAGCATAGGCAAAAAGGGCATTCTGCCGCATCTGATTGCCGCGCGGACGCTTTCGGGCAAAATGCTCTGCGCGCTCTACGGAATCCCGAAAACGGGCGGAGACAAAGAGGCGTCGATTATCTTTACGTCGGGTTCGGAGGCCGCGCCGAAGGCGGCGGTTCTCACGCACAGAAATTTGATGGCAAACGCCCGCCAAATGTCGGAAATCGGCATTGTGGGCTCTACGGACTCGCTCCACGCAAACCTGCCGCTGTTCCACAGCTTCGGGCAGTCCGTGCAAATGTGGTTTACGATGATTTTCGGCGTGAGAATCGTGATGGTGCAAAGCCCGCTCGAAGTCCAGACGAACTTGGAGGCTGCGCGAAAGGGCGGCTCTACAATCATGATTTCCACGCCCACATTCCTCCGCGCATACTATAAAAAGGCGACTTCCGCCGACTTCCCCAAGCTCAAACACGTCATCGGCGGCGCGGAAAAAACGCCCGACGGCTTCATCGAAGCGTGGAACGCAAAGTTTCCGCATGTGGCGTACCTCGAAGGCTACGGACTGACGGAGGCGTCGCCCGTGGTTAGCGTCAACCTGCCGCCGAACCTCAGACGCGGCAAGCTCTGCCCGCAGCCGAGCGCGACAAAAGCGGCGTCGGTGGGCGAAATCTTCCCCGGAATGCAGGCTCGCGTTGCCGACCCCGACAGCGGCGCAATCCTGCCCGTCGGCGAAGTCGGACTGCTGCAACTCAAAGGCGCGAGCATTTTCGGCGGATACCTCAACCAGCCCGAAGAAAACAAAAAGAAGCTCTCCGACGGCTGGCTCAACACGGGAGACCTCGCCATGCTCGACTCCGACGGCTTCATTTTCATCAAGGGACGCCTCTCGCGCTTCTCGAAAATCGGCGGCGAAATGGTGCCGCATTCGGGCGTAGAAGAGGCGATTGTCCGCGTGCTTGGGCTGCAAGAGTCGGAGCTGCCGCTCGTGGCGATAGGCTCAAAAATAGACCCCGCAAAGGGCGAAGCACTCGTGCTTCTTGCGGCGGTGGACATCGACATTCCGCAACTGCGCAGACTCCTTACCGAGGCGGGGCTTCCCAACCTCTGGATTCCCAAATACGTCGTGCGGGTTGAGGCAATTCCGCTGCTCGGAACGGGCAAGCTCGACCTCGGCACAATCCACAAAATCTGCAAAAGCGCGGGCTAA
- a CDS encoding beta-L-arabinofuranosidase domain-containing protein — protein MKYKVGAVGFAALFASFFAFCGCKENCAKKIFFAGATQNAKVSPKADGAISDKFIFPAEGAVKFDGMLGKSLDTAMNGDILVWNTDELLRPYRERYEKKPTDWQSEFAGKWLDGAELAYAYAPTAKLDKILKNMSGELIKTQKPDGSITTFVPAAEFSAVWDLWGRKYVMLALLSEYKRTADPKVLDALVKCADNIMANVGDGKRINNICFGWWYGLVSSSILEPFVGVYKYTGDKKYLDYAEWIVSCWATSNLKPDLLNKGLANTPVVKMFAPRKSVVKIYQDGGESKAYEMMSCYEGLIELYRATGNEDYKKAVLNTARQIAEREITAIGSGSIWERWVDGKFLQQEDSPYWMETCVSTTWIKLCAQLLRLSADPVYADYAELAAYNALAGAQGADGKWWSYFAPLKGARNPSPEQVKMHISCCVASGPRGLFILPKIAYTADSSDGLYVNFYENGEAKLEIPAFGASATLKVSEVDFGAEKLRAKIAVSLPDGKPQKFALNARIPSWSKNTEIFVNGKKSASPESGKYAEIRRKWRDGDTVEIVFDSRAFVVRDPNNPEIYALQRGPIVFAQDLRFEPNIDKPFKFEFENGDFVKNVEVVKINGTNAALKVKTADGGYRTFADYASCGATWDKNSRLRVFGGAF, from the coding sequence ATGAAATACAAGGTGGGAGCGGTTGGGTTTGCCGCATTATTTGCGTCATTTTTTGCGTTTTGCGGGTGCAAAGAAAATTGCGCAAAGAAAATATTTTTTGCAGGAGCAACCCAAAACGCAAAAGTTTCGCCGAAAGCCGACGGAGCGATTTCGGACAAATTCATTTTCCCCGCGGAAGGCGCGGTGAAATTCGACGGCATGCTCGGAAAATCGCTCGATACGGCGATGAACGGCGACATTCTCGTCTGGAATACCGACGAGCTTCTGCGCCCGTACAGGGAACGCTACGAAAAAAAACCCACCGACTGGCAGTCGGAATTCGCGGGCAAATGGCTCGACGGCGCGGAGCTTGCGTACGCCTACGCGCCCACGGCAAAGCTCGATAAAATCCTGAAAAACATGTCAGGCGAACTGATAAAAACGCAGAAGCCCGACGGCTCGATAACGACGTTCGTTCCCGCCGCCGAATTTTCCGCCGTCTGGGATTTGTGGGGGCGCAAATACGTCATGCTCGCCCTGCTCTCCGAGTACAAAAGAACCGCCGACCCGAAAGTTCTCGACGCCCTCGTCAAATGCGCCGACAACATCATGGCGAACGTCGGCGACGGCAAACGCATAAACAACATCTGCTTCGGCTGGTGGTACGGACTGGTTTCGTCGAGCATTCTCGAACCCTTCGTGGGCGTCTACAAATACACGGGCGACAAAAAATACCTCGACTACGCCGAATGGATTGTCTCCTGCTGGGCGACAAGCAACCTCAAACCCGACCTCCTCAACAAGGGGCTTGCAAACACGCCCGTTGTCAAAATGTTCGCGCCGCGCAAAAGCGTTGTAAAAATTTATCAGGACGGCGGAGAATCGAAAGCCTACGAAATGATGTCTTGCTACGAGGGACTTATCGAACTGTACAGGGCAACGGGCAACGAAGACTACAAAAAAGCGGTGCTCAACACGGCAAGGCAAATCGCCGAACGCGAAATCACGGCAATCGGCTCAGGCTCTATTTGGGAACGCTGGGTAGACGGCAAATTCCTGCAACAGGAAGATTCGCCGTACTGGATGGAAACTTGCGTATCAACCACATGGATAAAGCTTTGCGCCCAACTTCTGCGACTCTCCGCCGATCCCGTTTACGCCGACTACGCCGAACTTGCCGCATACAACGCGCTCGCGGGAGCGCAGGGCGCGGACGGCAAATGGTGGTCGTACTTCGCGCCGCTCAAAGGCGCGCGCAACCCGTCGCCCGAACAGGTAAAAATGCACATAAGCTGCTGCGTGGCAAGCGGCCCGCGCGGGCTTTTTATCTTGCCGAAAATCGCCTACACAGCCGATTCGTCCGACGGGCTTTACGTCAATTTTTACGAAAACGGCGAAGCCAAGCTCGAAATCCCCGCATTTGGGGCAAGCGCGACGCTTAAAGTTTCGGAAGTCGATTTCGGGGCGGAAAAATTGCGGGCAAAAATCGCGGTTTCCCTGCCCGACGGCAAGCCGCAGAAATTCGCCCTCAACGCGAGAATTCCGTCGTGGAGCAAAAACACCGAAATTTTCGTCAACGGCAAAAAATCGGCTTCGCCCGAATCGGGAAAATACGCGGAAATCAGGCGGAAATGGAGGGACGGCGATACCGTCGAAATCGTCTTCGACTCCCGCGCATTCGTTGTCCGCGACCCGAACAATCCCGAAATTTACGCCCTCCAAAGAGGCCCCATTGTCTTCGCCCAAGACCTGCGCTTTGAGCCGAACATAGACAAGCCTTTCAAGTTCGAATTCGAAAACGGCGATTTTGTAAAGAATGTCGAAGTGGTTAAGATTAACGGCACAAACGCCGCGCTCAAAGTAAAAACCGCCGACGGCGGCTACCGCACCTTTGCCGACTACGCTTCGTGCGGAGCTACTTGGGACAAAAACTCGCGGCTGCGGGTTTTCGGCGGCGCGTTTTAA
- a CDS encoding glycoside hydrolase, whose amino-acid sequence MLKKLIAAAALMPALAFASLDVKIDASKTHQKIDNFAAADAWSGQFVGQYFNDAQKGQVAKWLFSQKIGADGNPEGIGLSMWRFNIGGGSLEQDGANIVPFQRRAESFLTKDGKAYDWGKCAGQMYFVKKAKEYGVEKLLLFSNTPPVQYTRNGQGYGKPNDNKANIKPDCYGKFADYMADVAKKFGEWGYKVDYISPINEPQVNWDSNRQEGSPWYISEMKRVFVELDRALTERNLDTLIYIGETAHPKYNYMNAAWDTPPSRWNKDPEAERPTYIIKNFFDKNSKAYVGNLKHMPKIVSGHSYHAHLRNPDMVSVHKAVAAEAEKYGVEFQQSEWCLLPHYTAAQMDGFTKDWFSDNRADIQTALLMARIIHSDFVNTNSRAWGYWKGIEIKGDHALVGVYPTNGRLEDGGVARANKLLWALGNYSLFIRPDFKRIELSGANDLDKTAGTAFVSPDGKRIVAVFVNSSFERDTAKVSLPENFKNAKVRAFRTDANSDLANIWADESSREFTIAPRSITTLVFDR is encoded by the coding sequence ATGTTGAAAAAATTAATAGCTGCGGCGGCACTTATGCCCGCTCTCGCATTCGCAAGCCTCGACGTTAAAATAGACGCATCGAAAACCCACCAGAAAATCGACAACTTCGCGGCGGCGGACGCTTGGAGCGGACAGTTTGTAGGACAGTATTTCAACGACGCGCAAAAGGGACAAGTCGCAAAATGGCTGTTCTCGCAGAAAATCGGCGCGGACGGCAACCCCGAAGGCATAGGACTTTCGATGTGGCGCTTCAACATCGGCGGAGGCTCGCTCGAACAGGACGGCGCAAACATAGTTCCGTTCCAGCGCAGGGCGGAAAGCTTCCTCACAAAGGACGGCAAAGCCTACGACTGGGGCAAGTGCGCTGGGCAAATGTATTTCGTGAAAAAGGCGAAAGAGTACGGGGTAGAAAAGCTCCTGCTGTTCTCGAACACGCCGCCCGTACAGTACACCCGCAACGGACAGGGCTACGGCAAGCCCAACGACAACAAGGCGAACATCAAGCCCGACTGCTACGGAAAATTCGCCGACTACATGGCGGACGTCGCAAAGAAATTCGGAGAATGGGGCTACAAGGTAGACTACATCAGCCCCATCAACGAGCCGCAGGTAAATTGGGACTCAAACAGACAGGAGGGCAGCCCGTGGTACATCTCCGAAATGAAGCGCGTGTTCGTCGAGCTTGACCGCGCCCTCACCGAGCGCAATCTCGACACCCTCATTTACATAGGCGAAACCGCCCACCCCAAATACAACTATATGAACGCCGCGTGGGACACCCCGCCCTCCCGCTGGAACAAAGACCCCGAAGCGGAACGCCCCACATACATCATCAAAAACTTCTTCGACAAAAACAGCAAAGCCTACGTCGGCAACCTCAAACACATGCCGAAAATCGTGTCGGGGCACAGCTACCACGCGCACCTGCGCAACCCCGACATGGTCAGCGTCCACAAGGCTGTTGCGGCGGAGGCGGAAAAGTACGGCGTCGAATTCCAGCAGTCGGAATGGTGTCTGCTTCCGCACTATACGGCGGCGCAAATGGACGGCTTCACAAAAGACTGGTTCAGCGACAACCGCGCCGACATTCAAACGGCTCTTCTGATGGCGCGCATAATACATTCCGACTTCGTGAACACAAACTCGCGCGCTTGGGGCTACTGGAAAGGCATCGAAATCAAGGGAGACCACGCGCTTGTGGGCGTCTACCCCACGAACGGACGCCTCGAAGACGGCGGCGTTGCCCGCGCAAACAAACTGCTCTGGGCGCTCGGCAATTACAGCCTGTTCATTCGCCCCGATTTCAAGAGAATCGAGCTTTCGGGCGCAAACGATTTGGACAAAACCGCGGGCACGGCGTTCGTCTCGCCAGACGGCAAAAGAATCGTCGCGGTTTTCGTGAACTCGTCGTTCGAGCGCGACACCGCGAAAGTCTCGCTTCCCGAAAACTTCAAAAACGCGAAAGTCCGCGCGTTCAGAACAGACGCAAACTCCGACTTGGCGAACATATGGGCGGATGAATCCTCGCGCGAATTCACAATCGCCCCACGCTCGATTACAACTCTCGTGTTCGACCGCTAA
- a CDS encoding SDR family oxidoreductase: MENPFDIKNRVIAVTGATGVLAGETARHLAKCGAKVAFIGRDPEKLAAAEKFCKDNKCEGAAIRADVTNKSDLISARDEILGKWGALDCLVNGAGGNRAGATIPPDKTFFDLDLSAWEDVFKLNMEGTLLPTLVFGEIFRKTGKGSIVNFSSMTAQQAVTRVLGYSNAKAAIDNLTKWLAVEFAKKIGDGVRVNAVAPGFFLSEQNRTLLTNEDGSLTSRGKDIVKATPFARFGRSDEVCGAVHYLCSDASSFVTGTVMAIDGGFSCFSGV; this comes from the coding sequence ATGGAAAATCCATTCGACATTAAAAACAGGGTTATCGCGGTAACGGGCGCGACGGGCGTGCTCGCGGGCGAAACCGCAAGGCATCTTGCAAAATGCGGGGCGAAAGTCGCGTTCATAGGGCGCGACCCCGAAAAGCTCGCCGCCGCCGAAAAATTCTGCAAGGACAACAAGTGCGAGGGCGCGGCAATCCGCGCCGACGTCACGAACAAGTCAGACCTGATTTCCGCGCGCGACGAAATTCTCGGCAAGTGGGGCGCGCTCGACTGCCTCGTAAACGGCGCGGGCGGCAACCGCGCGGGAGCTACTATCCCGCCCGACAAAACATTCTTCGACCTCGACCTCTCCGCGTGGGAGGACGTCTTCAAGCTCAACATGGAGGGCACGCTCCTGCCGACCCTCGTCTTCGGCGAAATTTTCAGAAAGACGGGCAAAGGCTCAATCGTCAACTTCTCGTCGATGACGGCGCAGCAGGCGGTAACGCGCGTTCTGGGATACTCGAACGCAAAGGCGGCAATAGACAACCTCACGAAGTGGCTGGCGGTCGAATTTGCAAAAAAAATCGGCGACGGCGTGCGCGTCAACGCGGTAGCCCCCGGATTCTTCCTCAGCGAGCAAAACAGAACGCTGCTCACAAACGAAGACGGCAGCCTGACATCGCGCGGCAAGGACATCGTGAAGGCGACGCCCTTTGCGCGTTTCGGACGCTCCGACGAAGTCTGCGGGGCGGTGCACTACCTCTGCTCCGACGCGTCGTCGTTCGTGACGGGAACGGTCATGGCAATCGACGGCGGGTTCTCGTGCTTTTCGGGAGTATAG
- a CDS encoding divalent metal cation transporter — protein MAEKNAQIESQRAQILEARKRGKWATIATFAKFSGPGWLQSATTLGGGSLASALYLGVLGGFGFMWLQPAAMILGIVMLAAISYVTLSINNKPMQSVNSQISPILGYGWAIGSLLACLVFAMPQFALGVAAITQNFSASTDAPSMLTEVGITAALFALATAMVSMYAFGGKGVKFFERIIKLSVAAIVICFFGVVLSLWWNGKIDWSAVFAGFVPNFSVLSEPSADFMKYISQLGAEGQKFWSDMIVSQQRDVVISAAAMAVGINMTFLFPYSMLKKGWDKDFRGLAIFDLATGLFIPFLLATSCIVIASASQFHAKPADGLAMAQMVDGKLKPAVVGGKEIVPAPNLVAPYISLLDSRIGNAMGADKFAALPPVQKDAVRNAFPIEERKMAAMLVKRDASNLSETLAPLLGDDVARYVFGLGVLGMAINAVLMNMLICGLCFAEIFGRGASAKWNLCGSMLIALSATASVFFKGAKMWLVIHAGVIAMVLLPIAYGAFLVIMNSKKILGSEAPRGGKRALWNALMCCSVAASSVASLYVLWNKLGYAGPAIFVGFLALVAVSNKFMKKSSK, from the coding sequence ATGGCAGAAAAGAACGCACAAATAGAATCGCAACGCGCCCAAATACTCGAAGCCCGCAAACGCGGCAAATGGGCGACAATCGCAACTTTCGCAAAGTTTTCGGGCCCCGGCTGGCTTCAAAGCGCGACGACACTCGGAGGCGGGTCGCTGGCTTCCGCGCTCTACCTCGGAGTCCTCGGCGGATTCGGCTTCATGTGGCTGCAACCCGCCGCGATGATTCTGGGCATAGTAATGCTCGCGGCAATTTCGTACGTAACGCTTTCAATTAACAACAAGCCAATGCAGAGCGTGAACTCGCAAATCAGCCCGATTCTGGGCTACGGCTGGGCGATAGGCTCGCTGCTCGCGTGCCTCGTGTTCGCAATGCCGCAGTTTGCGCTGGGGGTTGCGGCAATCACGCAGAATTTCTCGGCTTCGACCGACGCGCCCTCGATGCTCACGGAAGTGGGAATCACTGCGGCGCTGTTCGCGCTGGCGACGGCGATGGTCTCCATGTACGCGTTCGGCGGCAAGGGCGTAAAATTCTTCGAAAGGATAATCAAGCTTTCGGTCGCGGCGATTGTAATATGCTTCTTCGGCGTGGTGCTCAGCCTCTGGTGGAACGGCAAGATTGACTGGTCGGCGGTGTTCGCGGGCTTTGTGCCGAACTTCTCGGTGCTTTCCGAACCCAGCGCGGACTTCATGAAATACATCTCGCAGCTCGGCGCGGAGGGTCAGAAGTTTTGGAGCGACATGATTGTATCGCAACAGCGCGACGTCGTGATTTCCGCGGCGGCGATGGCGGTCGGCATCAACATGACTTTCCTCTTCCCCTACTCCATGCTCAAAAAGGGCTGGGACAAGGATTTCCGCGGACTCGCGATTTTCGACTTGGCGACGGGGCTTTTCATTCCGTTCCTGCTCGCGACATCGTGCATAGTAATCGCGTCGGCTTCGCAGTTCCACGCAAAACCCGCCGACGGGCTTGCGATGGCGCAAATGGTTGACGGCAAGCTCAAGCCCGCGGTCGTCGGCGGAAAGGAAATCGTACCCGCCCCGAACCTCGTAGCCCCCTATATTTCGCTGCTCGATTCGAGAATCGGAAACGCGATGGGCGCGGACAAATTCGCCGCGCTTCCGCCCGTGCAAAAGGACGCCGTCCGCAACGCATTCCCGATTGAAGAGCGCAAAATGGCGGCGATGCTCGTAAAGCGCGACGCCTCCAACCTCTCCGAAACGCTCGCGCCGCTCCTCGGCGACGACGTCGCCCGCTACGTTTTCGGGCTTGGCGTGCTCGGCATGGCAATCAACGCGGTGCTCATGAACATGCTTATCTGCGGGCTTTGCTTCGCGGAAATTTTCGGAAGGGGGGCTTCGGCAAAATGGAATCTCTGCGGCTCTATGCTGATTGCCCTAAGCGCGACAGCCTCCGTATTCTTCAAGGGCGCAAAGATGTGGCTTGTAATCCACGCGGGGGTAATCGCGATGGTGCTTCTGCCGATTGCCTACGGCGCGTTCCTCGTGATAATGAACAGCAAAAAGATTCTCGGAAGCGAAGCCCCGCGCGGCGGCAAACGCGCCCTCTGGAACGCGCTCATGTGCTGCTCGGTGGCGGCAAGCTCGGTGGCGAGCCTCTACGTTCTCTGGAACAAACTCGGCTACGCCGGCCCCGCGATTTTCGTGGGCTTCCTCGCGCTGGTCGCGGTCTCCAACAAATTCATGAAAAAATCCTCCAAATAA
- the uxuA gene encoding mannonate dehydratase, translating into MQKLKEGFRWYGDNDPVPLTFIRQSGATDVFASLHHIPYGELWTVEEIEKHKAKIAACGLEWSVVESLPVTEDMKLRSGDFRRHTENYKQSLRNLAKCGITKIVYNFMPVLDWIRTDLHYKLPDGSQCLRFDPVQFAAFDIFVLKRGGAAEERTPEQVEKAKAFYESLDAARKKAFERSIIDVFPGCKMGLEIGDMRKMLARYDGITPQKLKENLAEFLNEVAPVAEEVGAILAIHPDDPPFPVLGLPRIASRVEDFEEMFAACPSKANTICFCTGSLSAGAHNDISKMVDRLADRIGVAHLRSTQVNPDGSFFEAGHLEGRVPMAEVVEKLLKIQDKRLATGGERLIFRPDHGRDMADDLLKPPPDNPGYSFIGRMKGLCEIRGVQTALCAAQK; encoded by the coding sequence ATGCAAAAGCTCAAAGAGGGTTTCAGATGGTACGGCGACAACGACCCCGTGCCGCTCACGTTCATTCGCCAAAGCGGCGCGACGGACGTATTCGCGTCGCTGCACCACATTCCCTACGGCGAATTGTGGACGGTAGAGGAAATCGAAAAGCACAAGGCGAAAATCGCCGCCTGCGGGCTTGAATGGAGCGTCGTGGAATCGCTGCCCGTCACGGAGGACATGAAACTGCGCTCCGGCGATTTCCGCCGCCACACGGAAAACTACAAGCAGAGCCTGCGGAATCTTGCGAAGTGCGGAATCACGAAAATCGTCTACAATTTCATGCCCGTGCTCGACTGGATTCGCACCGACCTGCACTACAAACTGCCCGACGGCTCGCAGTGCCTGCGCTTCGACCCCGTGCAATTCGCGGCTTTCGACATCTTCGTCTTGAAGCGCGGCGGCGCGGCGGAGGAGCGGACGCCAGAGCAGGTCGAAAAGGCAAAGGCGTTTTACGAATCGCTCGACGCCGCGCGGAAAAAGGCTTTCGAACGCTCGATTATCGACGTTTTTCCGGGGTGCAAAATGGGGCTTGAAATCGGCGACATGCGCAAAATGCTCGCCCGCTACGACGGAATCACGCCGCAGAAACTCAAAGAAAACCTCGCGGAATTTCTGAACGAAGTAGCTCCCGTCGCGGAGGAAGTCGGCGCGATTCTCGCAATCCACCCCGACGACCCGCCATTCCCCGTGCTCGGCCTGCCGCGAATCGCCTCGCGCGTGGAGGACTTCGAGGAAATGTTCGCCGCGTGCCCCTCGAAGGCAAACACAATCTGCTTCTGCACGGGCTCGCTCAGCGCGGGCGCACACAACGACATCTCGAAAATGGTAGACAGGCTCGCCGACAGAATCGGCGTGGCGCACCTGCGCAGCACGCAGGTCAACCCCGACGGCTCGTTCTTCGAGGCGGGACACTTGGAGGGCAGAGTGCCCATGGCGGAAGTAGTAGAAAAGCTCCTGAAAATTCAGGACAAGCGGCTCGCAACCGGCGGCGAAAGATTAATCTTCCGCCCCGACCACGGCCGCGACATGGCCGACGACCTCCTCAAACCGCCGCCCGACAACCCGGGGTATTCGTTCATCGGCAGAATGAAAGGCCTTTGCGAAATCCGCGGAGTGCAAACCGCTCTCTGCGCGGCGCAAAAATAG